The sequence below is a genomic window from Humulus lupulus chromosome 3, drHumLupu1.1, whole genome shotgun sequence.
gtttttggcgccgttgccggggactgtttTTACTAATATCAagaaattaattctttttctaatttggttttctttctttcttaccATTCTCATTCTGGTTTTCTGTTGCAATCTGTGATTTCAGGTACTCATATAGTTTATGCGACGACAAGGGTCTGAGTCAAGGGTGCCTGTTGATCCGGAAATTGAGAAAACCTGTAGAAGAAATCGGAAACAGAAAAGGGTAGAAAAAATGGCTCAGAACAGAGGTAACAGAGGGGTTGACAATATTTCCCATGGTAACGATGAGAATAGAAATGCTGGGATAGCAGCGGATAATGTTGGAGGAATAGGAGTTGCACCAGTTCTGCAACCAATGCAAAGAAGTTTGAGGGACTATGTGCTACCTACTGTAACGGGGGCACAAtcatgcattagacctccaacggttgaggctaataattttgaaattaagctTGCTATTTTGCAAATGGTACAATCGTCAGTTCAGTTTGGGGGATTGCCAACGGAAGACCCAAACTTACATTTGGCTAATTTCCTAGAGCTCTGCGCCACATTCAAGATGAACGGAGTGACAAATGATGCAGTGAGATTGAGACTTTTCCCGTTTTCATTGAGGGACCGAGCAAAGAGTTGGCTTATTTCTCTGGAAGCCAATTCTATCACAACATGGGAGGAGCTAACTCAGAAATTTTTAGCAAAATTTTTCCCACCATCGTTGTCTGCAAGGTATAGAGGTGAAATCAACAATTTTCACCAAAAAGATGGTGAATCGTTGTATGATGCgtgggagaggtttaaggagctGTTGAGAAAATGTCCCCATCATGGAATTGAAAAATGGATGTTAGTCCATAttttttacaatggtttgtgtGGTACTACTCGTACAATCATAGATGCAGCGTCTGGAGGAGCGTTCATGAGTAAGAGCGCTAACCAAGCTTATGATCTGTTGGAggaaatggccatgaataactatcAATGGCCATCAGAAAGAGAAACCAATAAGAAGGTGGCTGGAGTGCATGAATTGGATGCCATTTCAATGTTGTCTGCTCAAGTGGCAACATTAACTAAACAGTTACAGCAGAATAACATTCATGCTCAGGCTCCCGTGATGCAAATGCAGATTATTTGTGAGTTATGTGGGGGGCCTCATTTATTTGAACAATGCACGAATAGGGATTTTAATGATATGCCTATGGAGCAAGTGCAAGAAATAGGGAACTTCCCAAGACCTTCCAACAACCCATATTCCATGAATTACAATCCAGGGTGGCGGAATCACCTTTTCATGGACAACTGGGCAGGGCAGTCAGCAAAAGTTTCAACAGAATCAACCACAGTATCCTCGACCTCCTCCTGGTTTTTTTCAGCAGCAAACAGTAAGACCTGCACAGCAACCGATGCAAGCAAAGCAAGACGGTCAGGCCGATGTGTtgactcaatttatgactgaaaTGAGATCATCAATTCGGAGCTTGGAAACTCAGATTGGACAGTTGGCTACGCTTATGGCAAACCGAGCTCAAGGGAACTTGCCAAGCACTACTGAGGTAAATCCAAAGGGGAATCCTAACGAACAGTGTCAAGCgattactttgaggagtggaacaGTGTATGAGGGAACAAATGTGGAAAAGAGCGTCGAGCAGAAGCAAGATCAACAGGCACCCAATGAAGAGGACAAGAAGACTTGTGAAGAGAAGGTTAAAGAGATTCCGCCAGCAAGAGAAGTGGTACCTCCGGTGTCTATAGATCATCacagaaaaattccatatccaCAGAGACTCCAAAAGAACCGTCTTGACAAGCAGTTTGCAAAGTTCTTAGAGGTATTCAAGAGGCTGCATATCAACATACCCTTCGCAGAAGCATTAGAGCAGATGCCCAGTCACGTTAAATTTATGAAAGATATTTTATCAAAGAAGAGAAAGATGGAGGATTACGAAACTGTGGCATTGACCGAAGAGTGCAGTGCTATTTTGCAAAGGAAGCTTCCACAGAAGTTAAGAGATCCTGGAAGTTTCACAATCCCATGCACAATTGGTAACTTTGAGTGTAAACATGCACTATGTGATTTAGGAGCCAGCATAAATCTCATGCCTCTATCGGTAttcaaaagacttggtttgggtgagGCAAAGCCAACAACTGTTACACTACAATTGGCCGATAGATCACTGGCTCATCCGAGGGGGATTATTGAAGATGTGCTAGTGAAGGTCGACAAGTTCATTTTCCCTGCAGATTTTATTGTgctggacatggaggaggatgcAAATGTCCCAATTATTCTTGGGCGACCGTTCCTAGCAACAGGACAAGCTCTAATAGATGTGCAAAAGGGAGAGCTGAAACTCAGAGTTGAGGGGGACGAGGTGGTGTTTAGTGTCTTCAAGGCAATGACGTATCCgatggctagtgacagttgctacagtgtggatgtgatagataAAGCAGTTTTGAAAAGAAGGGTCAGTAGTGATGCTTTAGCGGCAGTGTTGACTGGTGGGAaggaagatgaagatgatgatgagatGAAAGAATATGTCAAATGGATTAACTCTTACCACCCGTATACGAAGAAATTCGAAAAGTTGGCAGAGGCCACCGATCGACCATTAacatccattcagcagccaccgaAATTGGAATTAAAGGTTCTTCCTGAGCATTTGTGTTATGCGTATTTAGGGGAGAATGAGACCTTGCCAGTAATTGTTTCAGCTGATCTCTCAAAAACTGAATTGGAGAAATTGTTGAGGGTTTTACGAgatcataaattggccattggatggacattggcggatattagaggaataagtccTTCAACAGTAATGCATCGAATCTTAGTGGAGGCAGAAAGCAAGCCATCTATAGAGGCCCAAAGGAGGATCAATCCAGCTATGAAGGATGTTGTACTTGAGCAGATTTTGAAATGGTTGGACGTCGGGGTGatttacccaatttctgatagtgcttgGGTGAGTCCAGTGTAGGTGGTGCCAAAGAAAGGTGGAATAACAGTAGTTAAGAATGAAAATAACGAGTTAATCCCAACTCGAACTGTGACCGGGTGGCGCATTTGCATCGACTATCGTAAGTTAAATAAGGCTACATGAAAAGATCACTTCCCACTTCCTTTTGTTGACCAGATGTTGGATAGGTTGGCAGGCAATGAGTATTATTGCTTTTTAGATGGTTACTCAGGTTATCATCAAATTTCCATCGCACCAGAGGACCAAGAGAAAACTACATTTACATGTCCCTATGGCACGTtcgctttcaggagaatgccattcggGTTATGTAATGCACCAGCAACATtccaacggtgcatgatggctatattttcagatatggtggaaaggagcattgagattttcatggatgattttttgGTCTTTGGCTCTTCATTTGATCTGTGTTTGGGTAATCTAAGGAATGTATTAAACCGATGTGAAAAAGCAAATTTGGTGttaaattgggaaaaatgccactTTATGGTCAAGGAGGGAATAGTACTTGGGCACAAAATATCTAGTAAAGGTATTGAGGTGGATCGAGCCAAAATCTCAGTAATAGAAAATCTCCCCCCACCAGTGTCAGTAAAAGGAGTACGAAGTTTTCTTGGGCATGCTGGATTTTACAGAAGGTTTATCAGAGATTTTTCCAAAATTGCTAAGCCTCTCTCGACCTTGTTAATGAATGAAGTGAAGTTCGATTTTAATGAAGATTGTTTAAAAGCTTTCAGAATGTTAAAGGAGAAGTTGATTTCTGCACCGATAGTTGCTGCACCAAATTGGGACCTTCCATTCGAATTGATGTGCGATGCCAGTGACTATGCAGTTGGGGCCGTCTTGGGTCAGAGAATTGATAGGGTCTTTTATACAATTTATTATGCAAGCAAAACAATGAATGAAGCTCAATTGAACTATGCCACCACTGAAAAGGAGCTGCTTGCAATAGTTTTTGCAGTTGATAAGTTTAGACCCTACCTCGTTGGAAATAAGGTCATAGTGTACACTGATCATTCGGCAATAAAGTACCTCATGGCAAAGAAAGATGCAAAGCCTCGATTAATACGGTGGATACTGTTATTACAAGAGTTTGATATTGAGATCAGAGATAAAAAAGGAACATAGAATTCGGTAGCTGATCATTTATCAAGGTTGGGGGTTACAGAGACACCGGGTAAGAAagaagtacaaataaatgacagTTTTCCCGATGAGAAATTATTTGCCATCAGAGAAGAGGTGAGTGTCCCGTGGTATGCTGATTATGTGAATTTCTTGGCGGCCAACATAGTTCCTTCGGAGATGTCTAGACAACAACTCAAAAAGTTTTATTCTGAAGTAAAACACTATTATTGGGAAGAACCGATTCTCTACAAACATTGTGCCGATCAGATCATTCGTCGTTGTGTGCCTGAAGAGGAAATGTGTTCCATATTGTCTCACTGTCACACGTTGCAATGTGGAGGGCATTTTGGGGGGAATAGGATAGCAGCCAAGGTACTTCAATCAGGATTCTTTTGGCCTAGTCTTTTTAAAGATGCTCATAATTTTGTCAAGGCATGTGATTGTTGCCAACGCACTGGTAACATCACAAGGAGGAATGAAATGCCTTTGACCGGAATTTTGGAAGTGGAACTTTTCGATgtctggggaattgacttcaTGGGACCTTTTCCGCCGTCATATAACAATCTTTATATATTGTTAGCTGTCGATTATGTatccaagtgggttgaagcagcaGCAACACCAGCTAATGACGGTAAAACGGTTCTCAATTTCCTTCAGAAATATATTTTTACTCGGTTTGGAACTCCTAGAGCTATAGTCAGTGATGAAGGGAGCCATTTCTGCAATAAGCAATTTGATGCATTGTTGTCTAAATACGGTGTAAGACATCGAACTGCTTTGCCCTATCACCCTCAAAGCAATGGCCAAGCAGAAATCTCAAATAGGGAAGTAAAGATTATTTTAGAGAAAACAGTGCAAAGCTCGAGGAAAGATTGGTCCAAAAGACTtgatgatgcattatgggcgtatagGACAGCTTTCAAAACTCCAATTGGTATGTCGCCATATAGATTGGTTTTCGGCAAGGCGTGTCATTTACCAGTTGAGTTAGAGCATCGAGCCTATTGGGCAATGCAAAAGCTAAACATGGACATGTCTGCCGCGGGAGAAAAGAGAATGTTGCAGTTGAATGAGTTAGAGGAATTCCGGAATGAGGCATATGAAAATGCGAAGATCTACAAGGAACGAACTAAAGCATGGCATGATAAGAATCTTGTACACAAGGAATTTCACCCGGGGCAGCAGgtgttattatttaattcaagATTAAAGCTCTTCCCAGGAAAATTGAAGTCTAGATGGTCCGGGCCGTATACAATTGTGAAAGTATTTCCATATGGAGTAGTAGAAGTATGCAGCGAGAAAAATGGAACTTTTAAAGTGAATGGGCAGAGACTTAAGCCGTACTTGGGAGGTCCTTATGATCAAGCTAAGTCGGTAATTATCTTGCGTCCTCAGTGATGAGGActccagcgtccggctaaatgacgttaacgacagcgccctTGAGAGGCATCTCAAGCTTATGTTtcgtattttaaatttttatgtaattatttttagttttagttgaacaattttattttgatGTTATTTTGATTTGCTTCTGTAATTAgaaccgtgaaaatcgtgaaaaaaagGAGTTATATCATAACAGTTGAAATTGAGCCGTAGCTCTAAAATTTAGAGCCACGGCCCTAATGTGATCAGGAAGGGATGCACCAAGAAAAGGGAATTTGAGCCGCAGCTCTAGGATTTGGAGCCGCGGCGCTATCTAAGTCAGAAACGCTGAATTTTTCTGGAATGAATTTGAGCCGCAGCTCTATACTTTGGAGCCGCAGCTCTACAAAAGTCAGAGAGCAAACAAGAAAAATTGGGCATTTGAGCCGCGGCTCTATTGgacagcgccgcggccctaaagcAAACCCGAGCCTAGCCTTCGCCCAGTTCTgaatttgagccgcgacgccAAATGGGCCCAGATTCGTATTTAAGGGTTTTTCAGTTTAAATTTCTTCCCTAAATCTCTTTTCATTCCGTTTTTCTCTTCCCTTCTTCCTCTCCTCCGACCCATTCATTCCCAAACCACCATAGCCATCACAACCTAGCCATCATTCCACCCTTAAGCTTCCATTAAACCaagttttcttcacttttctTCCATTCTACAGCCTACATTTTCTTCAGTTGCCTCTAAAACACATTTCATCCCCATTTTTGAAAACCCTAACCCCTAATTTTCGAATCTTGGAGAAGTATTGGAAAAGTTTTGGCATTTTGGGCATCTCTACTATTCAAGATCAGTTATTTCTTATCAAGTAAGTGGGATTTATCTACTGTTTTCATTGTACATGGATGGATATTGATTAGTGAATTGTAGAGAGAAATAGATTTGAGCATTGTTGATATTGGCTGTGTTCTGGTATATTGTTGGAAGATTTGGGTGATTGAGATAATTTGGGAAGTTAAGAAATTAAGGAGAGGTGCTGTCCAAATTAAGTCTGATTGTTTGGGATCTTTGTTCCAATTTTTGTGAAATAATGGCACCTAAGACTAGAAATACGACTAAAGATAAGGGTAAGGCTTCCACGTCAAGGGCTCGGGATGCTTCTCCTCCACCAGCCCCCTCAGATTTTGATGCTGCGACGTTTGTGAATAAGAAGGCGCAGGATAGATATCTCAAGTTGTGCACTAAGTCGGTCATTCATGAAAGGGGTTTTGAGTATCGCAATGAACCATATGGAAATGACCCACTCAATGAACGCATCCGGGCAAATATAGCGGCAAGGCAATGGCAAGGGTTTGTAGACAAGGATATCGTTCGAGCAAATATTTCTATTTGCtatgaattttatgctaattATCCGGAAATGAAGGGTAGAAAGAAGTGCTTTGTGAGGGGTGTGTGGGTGCCAACTGCTGCGGATGCATTGAATGCTCTCTATGGTAATCCTAGTTATGAGGGGAATGAAGAACAATACGAGGTGTTAGTTGGGGGTGAAATTGATCATGCTGAAATTCTTAATACAATTTCATTCCCTGGAGCGGAGTGGATAATTACTCATAATGAGTATGCTGGGTTACATTTGTGTCAGTTTACCCAGGAAGCTAGAGCATGGCTATACTTTGTTAGTAGTCGGTTGATGCCATCTGGGCACTTTTCGACCATCAATATGGAACGCATTTATTTAGTCTATGCTTTAGTGAAGGGGCTTCATGTGGATGTTGGCCGTAGAATTCGTGAAAGTATCAATCATGTTCTGAGTGGTTCTACTACTATTGGACTGCCTCATATCCACTTTTTGACTGATTTATGCCTTACTTACGAGGTACCAGTTTATGACAACGATGTGACTCTGAAGGCGAAACCTCCCATTACTCGAGTGAAGATATCCAAGTATCCGTTGCCTATTCCGTATGTCCCAGCTCCCCCTCGGAATCGTGCTGCGGCAGTTCCACAAGAAGAAGATCCAGATCTTGGAGGAGATGGAAATGGTGGGAATGACACGGGCAATGCCAATGATAATACTGCTGACCCGATGCAACTGGATCCACCGCTGCTACTGGGTGGTCCAGTTGAGTCCAGTGATCAAGATACCCAGGGTCGTTTGGATTACATTATTCAGCAAAATCAGTATATGGTTCAACAACATCAAATGCTGCATCAATACATGGGTCAGCGATATGATTATGATGTTGCTCATATGGATCGTTTGAATACTCTGGTCAATCGATGGTCTTTGAATGATGCGGGGCAAGATTACTTTCCACCCCCACCTCTGTACCTGCCGTATCCACCACGGTatccacctccaccacctcctcctttTTAAATGTTTTGCTATGGAGTCTCCGGTAAGTCTTTTCTTACTATTTGAGTTTAACATTGGGGGCAATGTtagtcttaagtttgggggaagggagTTATTTTTAgctttgttattagttttttttttttttagtcagTTTTAGTTGTTTGAGTCTAGTTTTCAAGGTGTTGTTAGAGTGTAAACCCAGTTGATAATTGTTTGCCGGTGAGATTGAATGATTGCTGTGTTTTATAATCCGTAGGAAAAGTtgtgcatttaaaaaaaaaaaaaaaaaaaaatccgtGTGTTTAATTGAAATACTTTGTCACTTCACTATGGTTAATTGGATATTTGTTTGAACTATTGCTCATAGTTGTAAATGTGGGAATTGAACTCTGTTTATGCATGATGAATTTTGGATTGTGGATTGTACAAGTTGAAAtttttctagaacttgcttgcttgctatttgagatgaaatcctaAACAATACACACTTAAGAAGAGGATATAGGCCatctttggaacgtttgagcctttcaagctaacccttatATATTTTTATCCCTAGTTACCCTATTTTCAATTAAAGTTGACCTTTTTCATTGTTTAACACATGTTTTGAGCCTATACTTGTATCCGTATATTCATTATTTCCTTTGTCTTATACCATGAGCATAAAGCATATCTTTTGATTGAAAAGGGGAGTGAATGTTTAAGGGACATATGGAGAAATATGTGGTTACTCAGTGATATATAAAAAAAGAGagagattgaagaagaaaaaaaagaaaagaaaaaaaattattacaaattcAGAATAAACTACATTCCTTAAGTTATTCACTGAAAAATCTAAGTTTGGGGGAATgtagtttgaaaaaaaatatgatgAATAAATAGTCAACTCTTCTCAATCTTGAAAAGAAAAAGAGTAACAATGGGATGTGAAGTTGAGTTAATGGGATAGGTTGGTTGGTTTgaatgcttatggtatatttgagcctaaAATGTCTTCTCAtccacctttacctaagccatctaTTACAAGCtttgtaaagtcctattgatttttaagtgtgtatttgtttacattagtggagaatagtaagtatagcaagcatATGGAATAATCGTGTTGAGTGGATTGATTGTGAGAATTTGGTATGCATAGATTGGTTCAATTCTTTACATTTATTGGTTATGGGTGAATGAGCATGAATATCGATGAATTACAGTGAATTGATGAAGTATTTTGATTGAAATTCTGGATTAATTTTTGAAGTGGTACGTTACTTTTCTATAGAATTATATGCATATGGCATTCATGAATTTTGAGGCTATTTTAATGGTTGTCAATTTGGGTTGTTTAGGTTTATAGAGTCTTAGTTgtattctttactcgagggcgagtaaaggataagtttgggggaatttgttaggactagttttggtatgGTTTTATGACATGTTTTAAGAGgcaattttaatcttttatttggttttgtgcgatattatgccggtttttattgtgttttcaggattaagtgtggttatgAAGGAAAAAGTTTGAAATTGAAGGAAAAGtgcttaattcttgaagaaatggtgttaaacgggctaaggaatggaaGTTAGTGAAATCGGGGATCAAATTGAAGATTTGGTGAAAAAATGCAATTTGAGCCGCAGCTCTATGCACTAGCGCCGTGGCCCTGAGAGTTACAGAGAAGGCAGCAATTAAAAGGCAATTTGAGCCGCGGCTCTATCAATTGGGGCCGCGGCGCTACTTGAAGTCAGAGAGGAAATTTGGATCGCGAATTGCACTTGAGCCGCGACTCTATTGAGCAGCGCCGCGGCTCCTGTCCGTACGAAAGCCGAATttagggcatttttcaagggcaattttgtcctttcgcatataattaattagggattataaaagctttcttaatgacgttTTAAAAGGGGATTAACCCTAGGAGACGGCTGAAGACACATTGTAGAGGATTGCAAGCGGAATTGAAGAACTCATCacagtttttcttcttttctactttgacTTTCTGTATTTTGGATGTCTTTTATTTCTTCTGTTGTTATTATGGATTTGATCATGAACTAAACTaattttctagggtgttaatggattctcctgaacctttattttaaattaatgcaagttttatgatttcaattttatcttgtgatttattcaattcgaacataatgcttgtgaatgattgatcaccattaacATGAAATATATGGTTTGGattcgaaatctgaaaagtgagaattgaatatgctgtaattgaataaacatagatttcatattaggacgagagtacctgtgtggtctgtgtagttttagggttgttaatcttaatgcctatcttatgtttatttatcacagagatgtagaaattttgcataagattgagacatatatatcctagtacgaatataagttattattgttgacctgctatcacaagagaagaattgaatagtaagatttgtgttaaggAAAATTAAAGaggaaggttgatgaaattaattgccctagtttttaatccattgaattttcgtaacgttatttattttcagtgattgaagttaattttagatttttgttttacaattttagttaattattgtGACTCAATTattgttagccaaatagaaataggaattaagtttgggtacttagtatacagtcctcgtgggaacgatctcacttactctttattacttgttacgattacgtgcacttgcgtatcgaaTTTACACAAcagtactctgatagtgtagtggttCAGGGTGTAGTGGTgcctaccctgatggtgtcagagttgtggcctaggacatagtactatcggctctggcgtatggtcgggggtgtccaagtggtaccactactctttgTACAggttcgtaccgccactactcctcagacacAAATcacagggtcgtgcctctgttcttcaCAACCGTACggcccgtgtcagcgcacgtgtacTGTACCCGGTCGTCCTAATCAATCCCTGTTCAATGCCCAATGTTCGTTTGGCATACCAATAAGGTACCCCTAAGTGGTccccgtgcctatgtcaaggaggcttcaacctatgcgtaTCCTGAGAAGCCAAGGCGCCAGGGGTCGGGGCCGGCTTATGCAggtcacatggacacgaggctcgcagcatgggcgccgcaacaaggccacaccctcgcatagcgagggtgcctcgtgtAGCGTGGCTGGTCTTCTTCTCCCGCGTGCAGGCAAGGCGAGGCCCGATGCCTGAGGGGACTAGGCGTACGCAGATGGCCATccgaggaccctcgcatagcgagggtggcgttCAGTTTGGCAAGTGGCCAAGGgcccttgcatagcgagggtggctctcttagccCAATTCCTTCAACGCCGTGTGATATACTTGTTCTCTGGTGCGTGCAATAAGTAGCATGTAGGATGcctcgtagcatagagcttcacttgtaaataaaattcacaagggaaaaatttccacatttacagcGCCTGTTGAGGTTtgcaaggctaggcacctatttttcaCATGATAGGATGCCTGTTGAGGCTTGTGAGGCTagacacctattttgcacatggctaggtgcttgTTGAGGCTCGTgtggctaggcacctattttgcactaGGTTGGATTcttgttgaggctcgcgaggctaggcacctattttgcacatggctaggtgcctgttgaggctcgcgaCGCTAGGctcctattttgcacatggctaggtgcctgttgaggctcttgaggctaggcacctattttgcacaaggTTGGATGCTTGTTAAGGTCGGATCTAATACCTCCTACGTGGTTTTGTCGGATCATTCTTGCCaagtacttttttttttgttctctcTGATATGTTTTGACAATTCCAGATCTCTGGAATCAACTAGGCGACTTAtttggatctttatgggg
It includes:
- the LOC133825409 gene encoding uncharacterized protein LOC133825409; this encodes MRSSIRSLETQIGQLATLMANRAQGNLPSTTEVNPKGNPNEQCQAITLRSGTVYEGTNVEKSVEQKQDQQAPNEEDKKTCEEKVKEIPPAREVVPPVSIDHHRKIPYPQRLQKNRLDKQFAKFLEVFKRLHINIPFAEALEQMPSHVKFMKDILSKKRKMEDYETVALTEECSAILQRKLPQKLRDPGSFTIPCTIGNFECKHALCDLGASINLMPLSVFKRLGLGEAKPTTVTLQLADRSLAHPRGIIEDVLVKVDKFIFPADFIVLDMEEDANVPIILGRPFLATGQALIDVQKGELKLRVEGDEVVFSVFKAMTYPMASDSCYSVDVIDKAVLKRRVSSDALAAVLTGGKEDEDDDEMKEYVKWINSYHPYTKKFEKLAEATDRPLTSIQQPPKLELKVLPEHLCYAYLGENETLPVIVSADLSKTELEKLLRVVPKKGGITVVKNENNELIPTRTVTGWRICIDYRYHQISIAPEDQEKTTFTCPYGTFAFRRMPFGLCNAPATFQRNVLNRCEKANLVLNWEKCHFMVKEGIVLGHKISSKGIEVDRAKISVIENLPPPVSVKGVRSFLGHAGFYRRFIRDFSKIAKPLSTLLMNEVKFDFNEDCLKAFRMLKEKLISAPIVAAPNWDLPFELMCDASDYAVGAVLGQRIDRVFYTIYYASKTMNEAQLNYATTEKELLAIVFAVDKFRPYLVGNKVIVYTDHSAIKYLMAKKDAKPRLIRWILLLQEFDIEIRDKKGT